The following coding sequences lie in one Angustibacter luteus genomic window:
- a CDS encoding aldehyde dehydrogenase family protein, whose protein sequence is MLDDILDAAGRGQLMEAPSFIAGRWSRAGEPFERVGPWLRETVTRAWTPTDEEIDAALAATTSGAARVAAMSPAHRAEALESASRLAHHHRDRLAHVIARELGKPISDGGKEVDRVADTFAICAHEARQIGGDVLPVAGWQVGVGNLAMTFRAPLGVALAITPFNAPANLLAHKLGASFAAGNTTLVKSPPQAPAVTAAIVALLVEAGVPAEAVQLLHGGGDLGARLCAAPEVAVISFTGSAETGAAVARAAGAKRLVLELGGNAATIVCDDADVARAARICTRTGYSNSGQSCISVQRVYVHSSVFDEFVDLMGKEVAQLTVGDPSKPGTDIGSMVDDQAASRVEAWINAAVRDGARLVCGGDRDGATLTPTVVADPSPDATLVTNEAFGAVVVVLRFEAFDDVIEQCNRSRYGLQAGLFTQRLDRMTQAWRDLQVGAVVVNGSSNFRLDHVPFGGVKDSGFGRESPAHMIEDYTSVKTLLVRDMTIWGEE, encoded by the coding sequence GTGCTGGACGACATCCTCGACGCCGCCGGGCGTGGGCAGCTCATGGAGGCGCCCTCCTTCATCGCCGGCCGATGGAGCCGTGCAGGTGAACCCTTCGAGCGCGTCGGCCCCTGGCTGCGCGAGACCGTCACCCGCGCGTGGACGCCGACCGACGAGGAGATCGACGCGGCACTGGCCGCCACGACGTCGGGCGCAGCAAGGGTTGCCGCGATGTCTCCCGCGCACCGCGCGGAGGCGCTCGAGAGCGCCAGCCGGCTCGCTCACCACCATCGCGACCGACTGGCACACGTGATCGCCCGGGAGCTGGGCAAGCCGATCTCGGACGGCGGCAAGGAGGTCGACCGCGTCGCTGACACCTTCGCCATCTGTGCCCACGAGGCTCGGCAGATCGGCGGCGACGTCCTGCCAGTGGCCGGCTGGCAGGTGGGCGTGGGGAACCTCGCCATGACCTTCCGCGCGCCACTGGGCGTGGCTCTGGCGATCACCCCCTTCAATGCCCCGGCGAACCTGTTGGCGCACAAGCTCGGCGCCTCGTTCGCAGCGGGCAACACCACGCTGGTCAAGTCACCGCCGCAGGCGCCGGCCGTGACGGCGGCCATCGTCGCCCTGCTCGTCGAGGCAGGGGTGCCGGCTGAGGCCGTGCAGCTGCTGCATGGTGGTGGCGACCTCGGGGCACGGCTTTGCGCCGCCCCTGAGGTCGCCGTCATCAGCTTCACCGGCAGCGCCGAGACGGGCGCGGCAGTTGCCCGCGCTGCGGGTGCCAAACGCCTGGTCCTCGAGCTCGGCGGGAACGCGGCGACCATCGTCTGCGACGACGCCGACGTGGCTCGCGCCGCTCGAATCTGCACCCGGACCGGCTACTCCAACTCCGGTCAGAGCTGCATCTCGGTCCAACGTGTCTACGTCCACTCCTCGGTGTTCGACGAGTTCGTCGATCTCATGGGCAAGGAGGTCGCCCAGCTCACTGTGGGCGACCCCAGCAAACCAGGAACCGACATCGGCTCGATGGTCGACGACCAGGCCGCCAGCCGCGTCGAAGCATGGATCAACGCCGCCGTGCGGGACGGTGCCCGCCTGGTCTGTGGTGGCGACCGCGACGGTGCCACCCTGACCCCCACGGTGGTCGCCGACCCGAGCCCGGACGCGACCTTGGTGACCAACGAGGCCTTCGGCGCGGTCGTGGTCGTGCTGCGGTTCGAGGCCTTCGACGATGTCATCGAGCAGTGCAACCGCAGCCGCTACGGACTGCAGGCCGGACTCTTCACCCAGCGCCTGGACCGTATGACGCAGGCGTGGAGGGACCTCCAGGTCGGCGCGGTGGTCGTCAACG
- a CDS encoding IclR family transcriptional regulator, whose product MSLPQRGSRMSVTAEEKLSKADVGGVRSVQRAVEILALLSEDRTTVTVSEIVAETGLAKTTVVRMLHTLEQNGLLWSTGHGVTAGPGLWRWAYLAKRGWELPSQFRAMMRDLSLETKETVNLYVTRDVQRVCIAQQQSSQTLRHVVHVGDELPLWAGASSKVLLQDATESLLERVASLSPEGPERLDRLRDGIARAREAGYAVSHGEREVGVSAVAVPVVSRSGHVDSALAISGPTARFRDDRVDSFVAQLKSVSAQMTTRGFTHPFEA is encoded by the coding sequence GTGAGTCTGCCCCAGAGAGGATCACGAATGTCCGTTACGGCAGAGGAAAAGCTGTCGAAGGCCGATGTGGGCGGCGTCCGCAGCGTGCAACGAGCTGTGGAGATCCTCGCCCTGCTCAGCGAGGATCGGACCACCGTCACGGTCTCCGAGATCGTCGCCGAGACCGGCTTGGCCAAGACCACTGTGGTACGGATGCTCCACACGTTGGAACAGAACGGCCTGCTCTGGAGCACGGGCCATGGCGTCACCGCCGGGCCAGGTCTGTGGCGGTGGGCGTACCTGGCGAAGCGGGGCTGGGAGCTGCCATCGCAGTTCCGGGCGATGATGCGCGACCTCTCCCTGGAGACCAAGGAGACGGTGAACCTGTACGTCACGCGCGACGTCCAGCGGGTCTGCATCGCCCAGCAGCAGAGCAGCCAGACCCTTCGGCACGTCGTGCACGTCGGCGACGAGCTGCCGTTGTGGGCGGGCGCCTCGTCCAAGGTGCTGCTGCAGGACGCCACCGAGAGTCTGTTGGAACGGGTCGCAAGCTTGTCACCCGAAGGGCCAGAACGACTGGATCGCCTTCGTGACGGCATCGCTCGCGCGCGAGAGGCCGGTTACGCGGTCAGCCACGGCGAGCGCGAGGTCGGGGTCTCGGCTGTGGCCGTCCCCGTGGTCTCCCGGTCAGGGCACGTCGACTCTGCCCTGGCGATCAGCGGCCCCACCGCCAGATTCAGGGACGACCGGGTCGACAGCTTCGTGGCCCAGCTCAAGAGCGTCTCGGCACAGATGACCACCAGAGGATTCACCCACCCGTTCGAGGCGTGA